One region of Termitidicoccus mucosus genomic DNA includes:
- a CDS encoding PIN domain-containing protein, producing MKASAIDYMVDAGPLVALMNKSDQWHGWAAPTIRALGETLHTTEAMLAEVCHHLRLHRAAIGGLLAAIETGVLCMHPVFPVRVSRVRELMGKYGRMDLADATLVVLSEQYPRAKLITTDETDFKVYRRRDGSPVPAIMPQA from the coding sequence GTGAAGGCTTCGGCGATTGATTACATGGTGGACGCCGGCCCGCTGGTCGCGTTGATGAACAAATCGGACCAATGGCACGGCTGGGCCGCGCCGACCATCCGCGCGCTGGGCGAGACGCTGCACACCACCGAAGCCATGCTGGCCGAGGTATGTCATCATTTGCGCTTGCACCGCGCTGCCATCGGTGGGCTGCTGGCAGCGATCGAGACCGGCGTGCTCTGCATGCACCCGGTGTTTCCAGTCCGGGTATCGCGCGTCAGGGAGCTTATGGGCAAATACGGGCGCATGGATTTGGCGGATGCCACGTTGGTTGTGCTCTCGGAGCAATACCCGCGCGCAAAGCTCATCACGACAGACGAAACAGACTTCAAGGTTTACCGCCGTCGCGATGGCAGCCCCGTGCCGGCCATCATGCCGCAAGCATGA
- a CDS encoding tyrosine-type recombinase/integrase — MTVYRPPETRKRRELARLSRNQALIELLFCGGLRVTEVADLLVTSVDLGDDVIRVTGKGSRERIIPIVSAPLRNALKRWLKIRERHHADGPFLFTNRVGKRLSDQSIRLIVKQTAAASGTGNITPHMFRHTLATQLLEQGVDLRHIQRLLGHSSITTTTIYAQVSDRSQRESLLVRHPRRLITSVG; from the coding sequence ATGACAGTATACCGTCCTCCCGAAACTAGGAAGCGTCGTGAATTGGCTCGTTTATCGCGCAACCAAGCGCTCATCGAACTGCTCTTCTGCGGAGGCCTGCGTGTGACAGAGGTGGCTGATTTGCTGGTTACATCAGTCGATCTCGGTGATGACGTGATTCGCGTCACGGGCAAAGGCAGTCGGGAACGGATTATCCCGATTGTGAGTGCCCCACTGCGCAACGCACTCAAGCGCTGGCTCAAAATTCGGGAACGTCACCATGCAGATGGTCCATTTCTCTTCACAAACCGCGTTGGGAAACGACTGAGTGATCAATCAATCCGATTGATCGTGAAACAAACCGCGGCTGCTAGCGGCACCGGAAATATCACGCCTCATATGTTTCGCCACACTTTGGCGACACAACTTTTGGAGCAAGGCGTCGACCTTCGGCATATTCAGCGCCTGCTCGGACATAGTTCGATTACGACAACAACGATCTACGCCCAAGTCTCCGATCGCTCCCAACGGGAAAGCTTGCTCGTCCGCCATCCGCGACGCCTGATCACCAGCGTCGGATAG